A section of the Babesia microti strain RI chromosome I, complete genome genome encodes:
- a CDS encoding BmGPI3, B microti specific (overlaps_old_locusTagID:BBM_I00430), giving the protein MPLKYLLVCLALVNTGLGAVITPPNVGDADLKDLATPDESETNESLPDQTDPNANTATSTNDTDEPQTGGILSMLEMGRVNDGEKQKIEITPKARETSYEVKVTNIMKKDTSTITPQETDSPNKPRPSGNLRRIISETLAEQSLDAENKPNKDAPKEETRNKPEKEAVIAPVDPTAMNILEPEQIDNPTTQLGADGKTPPALFEDDPPIDVIVDHNLEFGLINVFPLSKLYSAYLHGVTRHKDFFDLPPDTAGDEVSSHPYNGKILEALNALVDQIKFNHDRINKMNNELIISQRDITSVSKSIKFTPSNHKLLEALTTRSKKTYDQWKDSFEFTQNKLITTRESLENVKQCITGGSMHKCRKHFETVFDLLNLFDIFSRGTNLCNYASICQINLRRKVTKFLHFTEIQLRYDAANKDIQKMAEFVNQLKRESHSALAAVVTRTKKSAYGVVGHVNNSIKNATVNDIKNSSAIGAVKVTNSTHNKPTGNVYTDTSNALFDKLEKMDKDSVNLRSLSNFCAFTVMLIAIAF; this is encoded by the coding sequence ATGCCGCTAAAATACCTCCTAGTGTGCCTAGCACTAGTTAATACGGGATTGGGCGCTGTGATCACGCCGCCCAACGTGGGCGACGCAGATCTAAAGGACTTGGCGACACCAGACGAATCAGAGACCAACGAATCGCTCCCCGACCAAACTGACCCAAACGCCAACACCGCAACCAGCACGAATGACACTGACGAACCACAGACAGGCGGAATACTATCCATGTTGGAGATGGGGCGTGTAAATGACGGAGAAAAGCAAAAGATAGAGATCACGCCCAAAGCTCGCGAAACTTCCTACGAAGTTAAGGTAACCAATATAATGAAAAAAGACACCTCTACTATCACGCCACAGGAGACTGATTCGCCCAACAAGCCTAGACCTTCGGGCAATTTGAGAAGAATTATATCGGAAACGTTGGCGGAACAATCACTAGATGCGGAAAATAAGCCAAATAAAGACGCACCTAAAGAGGAAACACGCAACAAGCCAGAAAAAGAGGCAGTGATTGCGCCTGTGGATCCAACTGCAATGAACATACTAGAGCCCGAGCAAATAGACAATCCAACCACGCAGCTGGGCGCCGATGGCAAAACACCACCGGCACTATTCGAAGACGATCCGCCCATCGATGTGATTGTTGATCACAACCTCGAATTTGGGCTGATAAATGTATTCCCCCTATCAAAGCTATACTCAGCATACCTGCATGGAGTAACACGTCACAAGGATTTCTTTGACCTGCCCCCAGATACGGCCGGGGACGAGGTTTCATCGCATCCCTACAATGGCAAGATTTTGGAGGCTTTGAATGCATTGGTTGATCagattaaatttaatcaCGATCGCATCAACAAGATGAACAATGAACTCATTATTTCTCAGCGTGATATTACCAGTGTCTCTAAGAGCATCAAATTCACGCCCTCAAATCACAAGCTACTAGAGGCTCTTACTACACGATCCAAAAAAACCTACGACCAATGGAAAGATTCCTTTGAATTTACCCAAAATAAGCTGATTACAACGAGAGAGAGCCTCGAGAATGTGAAACAGTGTATCACTGGTGGCTCAATGCATAAATGCCGCAAGCATTTTGAAACTGTTTTTGACCTTCTAAACCTGTTTGACATTTTTTCTCGTGGTACGAACCTGTGTAACTATGCCtcaatttgtcaaattaaCTTAAGGAGGAAAGTTACCAAATTCTTACATTTTACTGAGATACAACTGCGCTACGATGCGGCAAATAAAGACATACAAAAGATGGCAGAATTTGTCAATCAACTGAAGCGAGAGAGCCACAGCGCATTGGCAGCAGTGGTCACTCGCACCAAAAAAAGCGCCTACGGCGTCGTAGGTCATGTCAACAACTCGATTAAGAATGCAACTGTAaatgatatcaaaaattccaGCGCCATAGGCGCTGTTAAAGTTACGAATTCAACCCACAATAAACCCACCGGCAACGTATATACTGACACGAGTAAtgcattatttgataaattagaaAAAATGGACAAAGATTCTGTTAATCTCCGCAGTCTATCTAATTTTTGTGCTTTCACAGTCATGCTAATTGCCATTGCGTTCTAA
- a CDS encoding BmGPI2, B microti specific (overlaps_old_locusTagID:BBM_I00425) has translation MPGKQSILVLSTTLAMIAMLPSLHIECHTLRTLNDANPKNTTNPSRPSTLETGNDNPVNNVPVSDDPADNAPANNFGNTATGTLREHVENRRKAMIGSDSTNSSDDEQQMHSPLNSPRYKSRFSAVRKTLNDELGIILNNKLKQHKQGDPREVVDQNQVPDNSLTPADNSIKLGDRDAGESATVPAKDATNIDVNNALELGRFSMYPLYKLYFADDYEKNTNLNGDTLKSLDLVEMQVKYNIEQLENMRELIIKLDESLQKLNAKIPDDGTIRQFNAFCNKIKKFGKPWINSYELTKGKLVQLNGRIKLIKESIAEGRVGIKNMIFQLFKSVGINLVDGGILADGNAILNDENIDKFTDYLNKLIRGKLEIDSLKMNCYAIQNTQVELYQLLSTHFLDSPVDPENPLVPAGLIPESNTDSGKNKSNNLKKKSMIRERREMQINGNLKNSGSDSDSDDSIGYQPELKRLTQLQSYEDNNDALDQSEDSDSSDYVRINGGFLLPLAITVVLWVL, from the coding sequence ATGCCTGGCAAACAAAGTATATTAGTATTATCAACGACATTAGCAATGATTGCAATGCTGCCATCGTTACACATAGAATGCCACACCTTGCGGACTCTTAATGATGCAAACCCCAAGAACACAACCAACCCCAGCCGGCCTTCCACCCTAGAAACGGGCAATGATAACCCTGTTAATAATGTTCCAGTGAGTGATGACCCTGCTGATAATGCTCCGGCTAACAATTTTGGGAACACTGCTACTGGTACGCTGAGGGAGCATGTTGAAAATAGAAGGAAAGCAATGATTGGCTCAGATTCAACGAACAGCAGTGATGACGAACAGCAAATGCATTCTCCTCTCAACTCTCCCAGGTACAAATCCAGGTTTTCGGCTGTCAGAAAGACTTTGAATGATGAACTTGGGAttattttgaataataaattaaagcAACACAAACAAGGAGATCCCAGGGAAGTGGTTGATCAAAATCAGGTTCCTGATAATAGTTTGACACCAGCAGATAATTCAATTAAGCTAGGTGATCGAGATGCGGGTGAATCGGCTACTGTGCCTGCGAAAGATGCAACGAATATAGATGTAAACAATGCATTAGAACTTGGTAGATTTAGTATGTACCCACTCTACAAGTTATATTTTGCAGACGATTATGAGAAAAATACAAACCTAAATGGCGATACGTTAAAGTCACTCGATCTTGTGGAAATGCAGGTGAAATACAATATAGAACAATTAGAAAATATGCGTGaactaattattaaattggaTGAATCTTTACAGAAATTAAATGCAAAAATTCCAGACGATGGTACTATTCGACAATTTAACGCTTTTTGTAATAAGATTAAGAAATTTGGTAAGCCTTGGATCAACTCCTACGAACTCACCAAAGGGAAATTGGTACAATTAAATGGAAGAATAAAGTTAATAAAGGAATCTATTGCAGAGGGCAGGGTTGGCATTAAGAACATGATTTTTCAACTGTTCAAATCAGTTGGCATAAATTTAGTTGATGGCGGAATTTTAGCTGACGGGAATGCAATTTTGAATGACGAAAATATCGACAAATTTACAGACTATCTGAATAAACTTATCAGAGGAAAATTGGAAATCGATTCGTTAAAGATGAACTGCTACGCCATACAAAACACACAAGTTGAATTATACCAGTTACTTTCGACCCACTTCCTGGACAGTCCTGTTGATCCAGAGAACCCTCTAGTGCCAGCAGGGTTAATTCCAGAGTCGAATACAGATTCTGGCAAGAATAAAAGTAACAATCTAAAAAAAAAGTCCATGATAAGAGAGAGACGAGAAATGCAGATTAATggtaatttaaaaaattctgGCTCGGATTCCGACTCCGACGACAGTATAGGTTATCAACCTGAATTGAAGAGGCTAACACAACTACAATCGTATGAAGATAATAATGATGCCCTAGACCAATCAGAAGACTCCGACTCTTCTGACTATGTACGAATAAACGGCGGCTTTTTGCTTCCCCTTGCAATAACTGTTGTCTTATGGGTATTGTAA
- a CDS encoding BmGPI4, B microti specific, 24 tandem repeat, IPR011004 (overlaps_old_locusTagID:BBM_I00435), with protein MNKATKISTILHLLFYVFTMNNAHIGAYGSGPDEDTHDATQPENKNIDLSDGENLHTELRHGQAEPEGSNLQTDDSIYTSTPEQPSDVSGSPKVDDTESDYAVKAGQSDSVNANYDPTNDFTLGSAPEIKIECDNNLEYGVVNYFPLTKLMKFYIMYEKELENVIISQKLTSSSIAEPFCKKLIELTTCLLKQIEFNMDRIDSYRAHLNRIIDENNTTIDEFPISADFIKARVSAFHGFFIIGERTWKLLNLAKNQTTILRRVTSILSSRLLKTSASSLYRTINLEHLLLPSSNFTLDISSLAHLKKELDDTVAKKYLLKIIYDAYNRAVDFENNFKTFSSFLRISKQVLSDTDKEHFHKVAYDLIIDFEQLIRVRNLGNCLKSTLGEEGNDENGSPLSEIDAYPISTFGDCPNKLEPLDEYAIKNSIEDFTGLLEICLKTPTSPSDTTLSEDANLGKDAGIGKDTNLREVNNIGKDANLGKDAGIDKDKTLSEDKNIGKDANLGKDAGIDKDKTLSEDKNIGKDANLGKDAGIDKDKTLSEDKNIGKDANLGKDAGIDKDKTLSEDKNIGKDANLGKDAGIDKDKTLSEDKNIGKDANLGNYTNLPNSIYLQAKKTVRDLIGSDSAKINALLHFLVPFQVGMLIMSL; from the coding sequence ATGAATAAAGCTACTAAAATCTCAACAATCTTACACCTTTTGTTTTATGTATTTACTATGAATAATGCGCACATTGGCGCATATGGCTCTGGCCCAGATGAAGATACACATGATGCAACTCAACCagaaaataaaaacattgACCTAAGTGACGGGGAAAACCTACACACTGAACTTAGACATGGACAGGCAGAACCAGAAGGATCGAACCTTCAAACCGACGATTCTATCTACACCAGCACGCCAGAACAGCCTTCTGATGTATCTGGAAGCCCCAAGGTAGATGATACCGAATCTGATTATGCCGTTAAGGCAGGCCAAAGCGATAGCGTAAATGCAAATTACGATCCCACTAATGACTTTACACTTGGAAGCGCACCAGagattaaaattgaatgcgataataatttagagtATGGCGTAGTAAATTACTTCCCCTTgacaaaattaatgaagTTTTACATCATGTACGAGAAAGAGCTGGAAAACGTAATAATTAGCCAAAAATTGACGTCATCGAGTATTGCCGAGCCcttttgcaaaaaattgatagaGCTGACAACTTGTCTTCTTAAACAAATCGAATTTAACATGGACAGGATTGATAGCTACAGAGCACATTTAAACAGAATTATTGATGAGAATAATACTACCATAGATGAATTTCCCATTTCTGCAGACTTTATTAAGGCACGTGTCAGTGCTTTTCATGGGTTTTTCATAATCGGCGAGAGAACTTGGAAGTTGTTGAACTTAGCTAAAAATCAAACCACGATTCTAAGAAGAGTAACTTCGATACTTTCCAGTCGGTTATTAAAAACCAGTGCGTCATCTCTGTATAGAACCATCAATTTGGAGCACTTACTTCTCCCCTCGTCCAATTTCACGCTAGATATCAGTTCTCTAGCACATTTGAAGAAGGAACTTGACGATACTGTTGCCAAAAAATACCTTTTAAAGATTATTTACGATGCCTATAACCGCGCTGTAGACTTTGAGAATAACTTTAAAACCTTTTCTTCGTTCCTGAGAATTTCAAAACAAGTATTATCTGATACCGATAAAGAACACTTTCACAAGGTGGCTTATGATTTGATTATAGATTTTGAACAACTCATCCGCGTACGAAACTTGGGGAACTGCCTAAAATCCACTCTAGGCGAAGAAGGTAACGACGAAAACGGTTCTCCCTTGAGCGAAATAGACGCATACCCAATTAGTACGTTTGGAGATTGCCCGAATAAACTGGAACCACTTGATGAATATGCAATCAAAAACTCTATCGAAGATTTCACTGGGCTATTAGAAATATGCTTAAAAACGCCCACATCTCCCTCAGATACAACTCTAAGCGAAGATGCAAATCTCGGAAAAGATGCTGGTATAGGTAAAGATACAAATCTGAGAGAAGTTAACAATATAGGTAAAGATGCAAATCTCGGAAAAGATGCTGGTATAGATAAAGATAAAACTCTAAGCgaagataaaaatataggTAAAGATGCAAATCTCGGAAAAGATGCTGGTATAGATAAAGATAAAACTCTAAGCgaagataaaaatataggTAAAGATGCAAATCTCGGAAAAGATGCTGGTATAGATAAAGATAAAACTCTAAGCgaagataaaaatataggTAAAGATGCAAATCTCGGAAAAGATGCTGGTATAGATAAAGATAAAACTCTAAGCgaagataaaaatataggTAAAGATGCAAATCTCGGAAAAGATGCTGGTATAGATAAAGATAAAACTCTAAGCgaagataaaaatataggTAAAGATGCAAATCTCGGCAACTATACCAACCTACCCAACAGCATCTACTTGCAGGCCAAAAAAACCGTGAGAGATCTCATAGGATCAGACAGCGCGAAAATAAATGCCTTACTACACTTTTTGGTTCCTTTCCAAGTTGGAATGCTTATCATGTCGCTGTAA
- a CDS encoding hypothetical protein (overlaps_old_locusTagID:BBM_I00450;~overlaps_old_locusTagID:BBM_I00455;~overlaps_old_locusTagID:BBM_I00460;~overlaps_old_locusTagID:BBM_I00465;~overlaps_old_locusTagID:BBM_I00470), whose product MCGYLAEHFGEPETYISALALKYDHQKQFKPACVVIDDNICAEIVNFFGRILQYPKDMGIVHSACAGIHYISITELGYSQTLAGLDLSKWQKRVTPFTEYMINTMIDLMGHKWMIENVYKSCLLTTYYLLKLAIRANDKASVIKILKFSNNYKGKLNEFHVELFKELLLWVTSVSVGFSSDYEDMVLRCISMLYSHNSEHCKQIAYVFTVSWINKLSCKGHSCFNILDPDDCIALNAVDELCVTSDLVHKIINRFNIFNLFLTHGPKNYFDTTKMPQAPIYHNIPVDNILTLAINAIKIARLNIKRQIEPAMSNDERITDDNVFVIKAKMNLMPIMSLSNDLCVKLYTSSIELITTFVKSHGYHHLNVPGIIYKSFIQEVFCCTSILDCQEALLFFGESLSHFLSFLLNTQLLWIPIETIEKIFEMFVANQLEFLVKTVCKDIDIIFTIGKYSLEIAHIVAKFASKNAIFNIMTNMRSAIIRAQEAIIRIYLTAIKVDGDGWQREFIHANMYTILSFLSFSMSGYLEIPKYVGNNIVGLFKLHQPPIHSSDFENFIRAQEAQSNITTEECKSIIKNYQEVWSKVIELYLSTQISPINEIEFEGDKSVFESPIKKEKLQHFQLEENNKGSSKRDQNDIGDVHCVKEDVMQKNMDCIKQQIVDTCTQSDQKLLVDRMKRRLGEIKKIILK is encoded by the exons ATGTGCGGCTACTTGGCCGAGCACTTTGGCGAGCCTGAGACCTACATTTCGGCGTTAGCTCTCAAGTATGATCACCAAAAGCAATTTAAACCAGCGTGCGTTGTGATTGACGATAATATATGTGCCGAGattgtgaatttttttGGTAGAATTCTCCAATACCCAAAAGACATGGGTATAGTACATTCCGCTTGCGCTGGAATCCACTATATATCCATTACAGAGTTGGGATATTCTCAAACACTTGCGGGTTTAGACCTTTCAAAATGGCAAAAAAGAGTGACTCCCTTCACTGAGTATATGATCAATACTATGATCGATCTTATGGGTCACAAATGG ATGATTGAAAATGTGTACAAATCATGTTTATTAACAACTTACTATTTGTTAAAACTTGCTATTCGTGCCAACGATAAAGCATCGGtgatcaaaattttgaagttttcaaacaattacaagggcaaattaaat GAATTCCACGTAGAATTGTTCAAAGAATTACTTTTATGGGTCACCAGTGTCAGTGTTGGTTTTAGTAGTGATTATGAAGATATGGTTTTACGTTGTATCAGTATGTTGTATTCACACAATTCGGAGCACTGCAAGCAAATTGCTTATGTTTTCACAGTATCTTGGATCAATAAGTTATCATGCAAAGGGCACTCATGTTTCAATATATTAGACCCAGACGATTGCATTGCATTAAATGCTGTGGATGAATTGTGTGTTACAAGTGATTTGGTgcacaaaataattaacaggtttaatatattcaacttATTCCTAACACATG GTCCAAAGAATTACTTTGACACTACCAAAATGCCGCAAGCgccaatttatcacaatataCCAGTTGACAATATTCTAACACTAGCCATTAATGCCATCAAAATTGCAAGATTGAACATTAAAAGGCAAATAGAACCTGCAATGTCTAATGATGAACGGATCACGGACGATAATGTGTTTGTTATCAAGGCGaagatgaatttgatgcCAATAATGTCTTTATCTAATGATTTGTGTGTAAAACTTTATACATCATCTATAGAATTGATTACAACATTTGTGAAATCGCATGGGTACCATCATCTAAATGTCCCaggaattatttataaaagtTTCATACAAGAAGTTTTTTGTTGTACTAGCATTTTAGACTGTCAGGAAGCATTGCTATTTTTTGGTGAATCACTATCGCACTTTTTGTCATTTCTGTTAAACACTCAACTGCTGTGGATACCAATTGAAAcgattgaaaaaatatttgaaatgtTTGTGGCCAACCAATTGGAGTTTTTGGTTAAAACAGTTTGCAAAGATatagatataatatttactatTGGAAAGTATTCTCTGGAAATCGCACATATAGTAGCAAAATTTGCGTCCAAAAATGCaatattcaatataatGACAAACATGCGATCTGCAATTATACGTGCCCAGGAAGCTATAATCAGAATTTATTTAAC TGCAATTAAAGTAGATGGCGATGGGTGGCAAAGGGAATTTATACACGCCAACATGTATACTattttgtcatttttatcattctCAATGAGCG GTTACCTCGAAATTCCAAAATATGTTGGTAATAATATCGTTGGGTTGTTCAAGTTGCACCAACCTCCCATACATAGCAGTGATTTCGAAAATTTCATACGAGCGCAAGAAGCCCAATCCAATATAACAACTGAGGAGTGTAAATcgattattaaaaattatcaagaAGTTTGGTCTAAAGTGATTGAATTGTACCTCTCAACTCAAATTAGTccaataaatgaaattgaatttgaaggTGATAAAAGTGTATTTGAATCTCCAATTAAGAAGGAAAAACTCCAACATTTTCAGCTTGAAGAGAATAATAAGGGATCGTCCAAGCGGGATCAAAATGATATAGGTGATGTACATTGTGTGAAAGAAGATGTTATGCAAAAAAATATGGACTGTATAAAACAACAAATTGTGGATACGTGTACACAATCAgatcaaaaattgttgGTTGATAGAATGAAACGCCGACTAG GAGAAATTAAGAAGATTATACTCAAATGA
- a CDS encoding Elongation factor Tu GTP binding domain (overlaps_old_locusTagID:BBM_I00440) yields the protein MDLYDEFGNYIGQELDSDSDGIFDSEDDAQIKKPHLDEEILPEPSGLAQIEDDEDDIYKGAKVVIQEEDMQPLEVPIIAPVEKEAVRLKDVKKLDSDYNARNFNIKEDIRESDEDIEFFLCLTKQPEYIRNICIAGDFHHGKTTLMDLFLEKSLIYSGQSNDFPERYMDSRLDERTREMSIKANPISLLFSNDLYEGLDCVGCDEAVWKHKTFIFNMFDCPGHINFFDEFAHAATICDVTILVIDVLMGCNSTCENIIKLCLYDNIKFVVVINCIDRLIMELRLPPADAYHKINHVINQVNTYAGNLASTLGLQVDTYSPINGNVAFASGQFGIFFTLKSFSVLYSDALNSGLGVEKFYKKLWGNSYYNRETFKFTSCGKVEEQRSFVEFVLTPLYKLFGIVSGKEPELVNNILNDRFGIHLNELEMGANTRNLLRTTFTKLFHNASGFVDFVLNQSIPSSFNAINKIQSLYTGDLTTQFASDMLLGDPNGPLVIHIVKNYHDDNCKSFSLFGRIYSGTITVGQEIRILGNTFSLNDDEDMVVRTVASLAIPKGRYNISVQSLSAGNWVLISGIDLCLFKTCTITNSVECEIFKPLSQRFKYLPCMLAVCKIACEPLVPSELPKMVKGLRSIEKIYPSSKIKVEESGEHVVVGTGELYLDCIFHDLRKLYGDLEIKVSDPVVIFTETIVETSAIKCCGETPNGKNKIYSVAEPLEKGLCDAIEKGMVRIGSPFFEQQLLDIYQWDRLAAKNVWAFGPDAQGPNILLNDILPSANLTLCDSLRDSIIQGFQWATREGPLIEEPLRNVKFKLLDLSIANDFIDYGAGQIIPTARRVVYSSVLLAAPRLMEPVFLSEIYCPADCVTPIQAILDRRRGHVIRDLPIPGSPFYTVHVYIPAIESFGFETDLRMHTSGQAFCVSAFDHWNIVPGDPLDKTIVLKPLEPAPIPHLAREFLLKTRRRKGLCEDITINKFFDGPSMDQIAADLEMLTM from the exons ATGGATTTATATGACGAATTTGGCAACTATATCGGCCAAGAGTTGGATAGCGACAGTGACGGAATCTTCGATAGTGAAGACGATGCACAGATAAAAAAACCACATCTGGACGAGGAGATATTGCCCGAACCCAGTGGGCTAGCTCAGATTGAGGATGATGAAGATGATATATACAAGGGGGCGAAGGTTGTAATTCAAGAGGAGGATATGCAGCCGTTGGAAGTGCCAATTATAGCGCCAGTGGAGAAAGAGGCGGTACGGCTTAAGGACGTGAAGAAATTAGATAGCGACTACAACGCCAGAAATTTCAACATCAAGGAAGATATACGAGAAAGTGATGAGGATATAGAGTTTTTTCTTTGCCTAACTAAACAACCTGAGTATATACGAAATATATGTATCGCTGGTGACTTTCACCACGGCAAAACAACTCTCATGGATTTGTTTCTAGAAAAATCACTTATTTACTCGGGGCAAAGCAACGATTTTCCCGAGCGATACATGGATAGCAGACTTGATGAACGCACACGGGAGATGTCAATTAAGGCGAATCCCATCAGTTTGTTATTCTCAAACGATCTATATGAGGGACTAGATTGCGTTGGATGTGATGAAGCCGTGTGGAAGCACAAAACATTCATATTCAACATGTTTGATTGCCCTGGACACATAAACTTCTTCGATGAGTTTGCCCATGCTGCAACTATTTGTGATGTTACAATATTGGTAATCGATGTGTTAATGGGATGTAATAGTACCTGtgaaaatatcattaaattgtGCCTTTATGATAATATCAAGTTTGTCGTGGTAATAAACTGCATCGATCGCTTGATTATGGAATTAAGATTACCCCCAGCTGACGCTTACCACAAAATCAATCATGTCATAAATCAGGTTAACACGTATGCAGGCAATTTGGCATCAACTTTGGGACTTCAAGTTGATACTTATAGCCCAATAAATGGTAATGTAGCGTTTGCCAGCGGCCAGTTTGGCATTTTTTTCACCTTAAAATCATTCTCTGTTCTGTATAGCGATGCACTCAATAGTGGACTTGGCgttgaaaaattttataaaaagCTCTGGGGTAATAGTTATTACAACAGAGAAACGTTTAAGTTTACCTCATGTGGTAAGGTTGAAGAACAAAGATCGTTTGTGGAATTTGTCTTAACCCCCCTATACAAGCTATTTGGCATAGTTTCTGGCAAGGAGCCAGAGCTTGTCAACAACATATTGAATGATCGCTTTGGCATTcatttaaatgaattggaaATGGGTGCTAATACTAGGAATTTATTACGCACAACTTTTACCAAATTGTTCCACAACGCCTCTGGCTTCGTCGATTTCGTGCTAAATCAGTCAATACCCTCTTCCTTTAATGCCATTAATAAAATCCAGAGCCTGTATACTGGTGATTTGACAACTCAATTTGCATCTGATATGCTATTGGGGGATCCAAATGGGCCACTAGTAATTCATATAGTCAAAAATTACCACGatgataattgtaaatcaTTCTCACTCTTTGGTAGGATATACTCGGGCACAATTACTGTGGGCCAGGAAATTCGAATCCTTGGAAACACTTTTTCGCTGAATGATGACGAAGATATGGTCGTACGTACTGTTGCCTCACTTGCCATACCAAAGGGTAGATACAATATATCAGTCCAATCACTAAGCGCTGGAAATTGGGTTCTCATCTCTGGCATTGATCTGTGCCTATTCAAAACATGCACCATTACAAATTCAGTTGAGTGTGAGATATTTAAACCTCTATCACAGCGGTTTAAATATCTACCATGTATGCTTGCAGtttgtaaaattgcatGCGAACCTCTCGTGCCATCTGAGCTACCAAAAATGGTCAAGGGGCTGCGCAGCATTGAAAAGATTTACCCATCAAGTAAAATAAAGGTAGAAGAAAGCGGAGAACATGTTGTGGTTGGAACGGGGGAGTTGTACCTTGATTGTATATTTCATGATCTTCGCAAGTTGTACGGCGACTTGGAGATAAAAGTCTCAGATCCAGTGGTAATATTCACCGAGACAATTGTGGAAACATCAGCCATTAAATGCTGTGGTGAGACTCCAAATGGAAAAAATAAGATTTATTCCGTTGCCGAACCATTAGAGAAAGGGCTATGCGATGCAATTGAAAAGGGGATGGTTAGAATCGGCAGTCCCTTCTTCGAACAACAACTGCTCGATATCTACCAATGGGACCGCTTAGCCGCTAAAAATGTATGGGCATTTGGCCCTGATGCACAAGGTCCAAATATATTGCTTAATGACATCCTCCCCAGTGCAAATTTGACACTATGTGACTCTCTGAGAGATAGCATTATCCAAGGATTCCAATGGGCAACAAGGGAAGGACCTTTGATTGAAGAACCGCTGAGGAATGTGAAATTTAAACTACTCGATTTATCTATCGCAAATGATTTCATTGATTATGGCGCAGGACAAATAATACCAACTGCAAG GCGCGTAGTATACAGTTCAGTGCTGCTGGCAGCACCTAGACTGATGGAACCAGTGTTTTTATCTGAAATATACTGTCCTGCAGACTGTGTGACACCAATACAAGCAATTTTGGACAg ACGTAGGGGACATGTGATCCGAGACCTACCGATCCCCGGATCTCCATTTTACACTGTACACGTTTATATACCGGCAATCGAATCCTTCGGATTTGAGACAGATTTAAGAATGCATACTAGTGGACAAGCCTTTTGTGTAAGTGCCTTTGACCACTGGAACATAGTACCAGGGGACCCGCTCGACAAGACAATCGTATTGAAACCATTGGAGCCCGCGCCCATTCCCCACTTGGCGCGCGAGTTCTTACTAAAGACAAGACGGCGCAAA GGCCTCTGCGAGGACATTACGATCAACAAGTTTTTCGATGGTCCGTCAATGGACCAGATTGCAGCGGATCTGGAAATGTTGACCATGTGA